One genomic region from Candidatus Gastranaerophilales bacterium encodes:
- the glgP gene encoding alpha-glucan family phosphorylase, which produces MTLPKVAYFSMEMALDQSLSTYSGGLGFLAGSHMQSAGYLGLPMVGVTFLWSFGYYDQRIDQNNNVEVAYLRKHYDFLTDTNITVDVEVFGQNVKVKAYKVEPQLFGTCPVYLLTTDIPENPEEIRKISHRLYDGNEKIRVSQEIILGIAGVRVLLTAGYNFDTLHMNEGHALPAAFELLRMYNGNLDKVKEKTVFTTHTPVAAGNEVHKVDLLYEAGFFAGTSKETAIRLGGEDFSLTVAALRMSRIANAVSQLHGLVSNKMWQWVEGKCPITAITNAVNLHYWQDERIGQAKTFEDLLSAKIEMKKELFKYIASTTGKMFDPNVLTITWARRFADYKRAWLILMDRDRISKLLNENKIQLIFSGKFHPDDTMGREMFNNILHQSNELKNVVVLPNYELELSALLKKGTDVWLNTPLRPFEASGTSGMSANMNGAIHLSIYDGWTVEGTFNGINGYSVEYPGLDDDIPWEERHWKDHEYIMNVIEKDIIPTYYEDKNRWAYLLRQAVRISEGYFNSDRMVIEYYNRLYKPIAHRDGSNPDYADEDLQEESKANLDAWTYSNIK; this is translated from the coding sequence ATGACATTACCAAAAGTTGCGTATTTTTCGATGGAGATGGCTTTAGACCAATCTCTTAGCACATATTCAGGGGGTTTAGGGTTTTTGGCAGGCAGCCATATGCAATCAGCAGGTTATTTGGGATTACCTATGGTTGGTGTAACATTTTTATGGTCTTTCGGCTACTATGACCAAAGAATTGATCAAAATAACAACGTTGAAGTTGCTTATTTAAGAAAACATTATGACTTCTTGACGGATACAAATATTACCGTAGATGTCGAAGTTTTCGGACAAAATGTAAAAGTAAAAGCTTACAAAGTAGAGCCTCAATTATTCGGTACCTGTCCTGTTTATCTGTTAACTACCGATATTCCAGAAAACCCCGAAGAAATCAGAAAAATTTCTCACAGACTTTATGACGGAAACGAAAAAATCAGGGTAAGCCAGGAAATTATACTGGGTATTGCGGGTGTAAGAGTGCTTTTAACAGCAGGTTATAATTTTGATACACTTCATATGAACGAAGGACATGCACTTCCTGCAGCATTTGAACTTTTAAGAATGTATAACGGCAATCTTGATAAAGTTAAAGAAAAAACCGTATTTACAACTCATACCCCTGTTGCGGCAGGTAACGAAGTTCACAAAGTTGATTTACTTTATGAAGCAGGATTTTTTGCAGGAACTTCAAAAGAAACCGCTATAAGACTTGGCGGCGAAGATTTCTCTTTAACCGTTGCAGCGCTTAGGATGAGCAGAATTGCTAATGCCGTATCACAACTGCATGGACTTGTTTCTAACAAAATGTGGCAATGGGTTGAAGGCAAGTGTCCTATCACAGCTATTACCAACGCTGTTAACCTGCACTATTGGCAAGATGAAAGAATCGGGCAGGCTAAAACTTTTGAAGATTTGTTATCAGCTAAAATTGAAATGAAAAAAGAATTGTTCAAATACATTGCAAGTACTACCGGAAAAATGTTTGACCCTAACGTACTTACAATTACCTGGGCAAGAAGATTTGCCGATTATAAGAGAGCCTGGTTAATTCTGATGGACAGAGACAGAATTTCCAAACTTCTTAACGAAAATAAAATTCAACTTATTTTTTCGGGTAAATTCCACCCGGATGATACTATGGGACGTGAAATGTTTAACAACATTCTTCACCAGTCAAACGAACTTAAGAATGTTGTAGTCCTTCCAAACTACGAACTTGAACTTAGTGCGTTGTTGAAAAAAGGTACCGACGTTTGGTTGAACACTCCTTTAAGACCGTTTGAAGCTTCAGGTACGTCAGGTATGTCAGCTAATATGAACGGCGCAATCCACCTGTCTATCTATGACGGTTGGACTGTTGAGGGTACATTTAACGGTATTAACGGTTACAGTGTTGAATATCCCGGCTTGGATGATGATATTCCATGGGAAGAAAGACACTGGAAAGACCACGAATATATTATGAACGTAATTGAAAAAGATATTATTCCTACATATTACGAAGATAAAAACCGCTGGGCGTACTTGTTGCGTCAGGCTGTAAGAATTTCTGAAGGTTACTTCAACTCTGACAGAATGGTTATTGAATACTATAATAGACTATATAAACCCATAGCTCACAGAGATGGCAGCAACCCTGATTATGCCGATGAGGATTTGCAAGAAGAATCAAAAGCTAATTTGGATGCATGGACATACTCTAATATTAAATAG
- the dprA gene encoding DNA-processing protein DprA encodes MNKEQKYWLAFAKTDGIGSMTLSDIYKKFGSMKEAWEASTADWLASAMVLTASYEEPEKVCRLKLATIEKFKQKQKEIDIEALEKELLKKEVKFITILDKSYPPILKQIYNPPATLFYKGNFPKINLEFALAAVGSRNCSFNAVESTKSIISELNGSDLTIVSGGAKGIDTVSHEAALNAGLKTIAVLGGGFDNLYPKSNAKLFERIVKAGGALVSEYHPCVFPEAFRFPLRNRIISGLSKGTLVSEAGEKSGALITARLCLEQNRELMCLPGIISNPNTYGTHKLLKDGAGLVTCGADILNYMGWEEKNTTCVNNQAVVDLTEEEKIVYDIISLEPSGSDKIISLTKFDVGDVMVILTTLELKGVIKQLPGETYMRIN; translated from the coding sequence ATGAACAAAGAACAAAAATATTGGCTTGCATTTGCAAAGACTGACGGCATAGGGAGTATGACCCTGTCTGATATATATAAGAAATTCGGCAGTATGAAAGAAGCCTGGGAGGCTTCAACAGCAGATTGGCTTGCCTCCGCAATGGTTTTAACCGCTTCTTATGAAGAACCTGAAAAGGTTTGTAGGTTAAAACTCGCTACCATAGAAAAATTCAAACAAAAACAAAAAGAGATTGATATCGAAGCCTTGGAAAAAGAGCTTTTAAAAAAAGAAGTAAAATTTATAACTATTTTAGACAAAAGCTATCCGCCTATTCTAAAGCAAATTTACAACCCGCCTGCAACATTGTTTTATAAAGGTAATTTTCCTAAAATAAATTTAGAATTCGCTCTTGCTGCAGTAGGCAGCAGAAATTGCAGTTTTAACGCTGTAGAAAGCACAAAATCAATTATCAGCGAACTTAACGGCAGCGATTTGACAATAGTCAGCGGCGGCGCCAAAGGCATTGATACGGTTTCCCATGAAGCGGCGCTTAATGCCGGGTTAAAAACAATAGCTGTCTTAGGCGGCGGATTTGATAACTTGTACCCTAAATCTAATGCAAAACTTTTTGAAAGAATTGTTAAAGCGGGAGGAGCATTAGTCAGCGAATACCATCCCTGTGTTTTCCCCGAAGCGTTCAGATTTCCGTTAAGAAACCGTATTATAAGCGGATTATCCAAAGGTACGCTTGTATCTGAAGCAGGTGAAAAAAGCGGAGCGTTAATCACGGCAAGGCTGTGTTTGGAACAAAATCGCGAATTAATGTGTTTGCCGGGAATAATTTCAAACCCCAATACGTATGGCACGCACAAACTATTGAAAGACGGCGCCGGACTTGTTACTTGCGGAGCGGATATTTTGAACTATATGGGATGGGAAGAAAAAAATACCACTTGCGTTAATAATCAGGCTGTTGTAGACTTAACCGAAGAAGAGAAAATTGTTTATGACATAATAAGCTTGGAACCGTCGGGTTCTGACAAAATCATAAGTCTGACAAAATTTGATGTCGGTGATGTAATGGTCATTTTGACAACATTGGAACTAAAGGGAGTAATTAAACAATTACCCGGTGAAACATATATGAGAATTAATTAA